In Clostridium sp., one DNA window encodes the following:
- a CDS encoding flavodoxin produces the protein MKKLVAYFSHSGSTAVLANQIHEITDSDIFEIVPVNPYPNDYSAVVDRASQEQKNDYRPQIETEIRNMDSYDAVFVGYSNWCGTIPMIIFSLFEKYNFSGKTIIPFCTHGGGGLGSSVEDIKRSCPQSTVLNALAISGSSIKNVKEDVLKWLDEIG, from the coding sequence ATGAAAAAGTTAGTAGCATACTTTTCACATTCTGGAAGTACCGCAGTGCTTGCCAATCAAATTCATGAGATTACAGATAGTGATATATTTGAAATTGTACCGGTGAATCCATATCCTAATGACTATAGTGCAGTGGTGGATCGAGCAAGTCAGGAACAAAAAAATGACTACAGGCCACAAATTGAAACAGAGATCAGGAATATGGATTCCTATGATGCCGTCTTCGTTGGTTACTCCAATTGGTGTGGAACTATACCTATGATAATATTTAGCCTCTTTGAAAAATATAATTTTTCAGGAAAAACTATTATACCGTTTTGTACACATGGTGGTGGTGGTTTAGGCAGTAGTGTTGAGGATATTAAAAGAAGTTGCCCTCAATCAACTGTTTTGAATGCTTTGGCAATCTCAGGCAGCAGCATAAAAAATGTTAAAGAAGATGTTTTAAAATGGCTGGATGAAATTGGATAG
- a CDS encoding DUF362 domain-containing protein: MEKSKVYFTTEIAPESLQEIYHVMDVKLKGKVAIKISTGEPGGHNFLQPSLIKNLVQELEGTIVECNTAYEGRRNTTEEHWKAIHEHGFPEIAPCDIMDEDGEISIPVINGTHLRENFVGSHLQSYDSMLMLSHFKGHLMGGFGGALKNTSIGVASSHGKANIHGVGKLEKIWTADHDSFLESMADADKSVVEYMGSENIVYINVANRLSVGCDCDSHPHKPEMADIVSLHQQTR, from the coding sequence ATGGAAAAATCAAAGGTTTATTTTACCACAGAGATTGCACCGGAGTCTTTACAGGAGATATATCATGTAATGGATGTGAAATTGAAAGGAAAGGTGGCCATTAAGATATCCACCGGAGAACCGGGTGGACATAATTTCCTGCAGCCGTCCCTGATTAAGAATCTTGTGCAGGAACTAGAGGGTACAATTGTAGAGTGCAACACAGCCTATGAAGGTAGGCGAAATACTACAGAGGAGCATTGGAAGGCTATCCATGAACATGGATTTCCTGAAATAGCCCCATGTGATATCATGGATGAGGATGGTGAAATTTCCATTCCTGTCATCAATGGAACTCATCTGAGGGAAAACTTCGTTGGTTCTCATTTACAAAGCTATGATTCCATGTTGATGCTATCTCATTTTAAAGGACATCTTATGGGAGGCTTTGGTGGAGCTCTTAAGAATACGTCCATTGGGGTGGCATCCTCTCATGGAAAGGCAAATATCCATGGTGTTGGTAAGTTGGAGAAAATATGGACAGCTGATCATGATTCCTTTTTAGAGAGTATGGCAGATGCGGATAAGTCGGTAGTTGAATATATGGGCAGTGAGAATATCGTATACATCAATGTAGCCAACAGATTGTCTGTTGGCTGTGACTGCGACAGTCATCCACACAAGCCAGAGATGGCGGATATTGTATCTTTGCATCAACAGACCCGGTAG